The DNA window CCACGTGTAATCGCGCGCGGCCTCGATGACGACCGGCTTGAACCCGCCGGTCTCCATCGCGACGATATAGCTCTCCTGGCGTTCGCCGGAGTTGTGGTTGACATGCGGAATGTCGAGATAGACCGGCGGTTCGCCCGAACGGCAGAGATAGTCGACGATGGTCGACACACTCTGCCGGTTGTCGTTGCCGACGAACGGCGTATCGCCCTCGATATAGGTGTCGAAATAGACGATCGGAATGTCCTGCCCGAGTTTGTCGAAAACGCTGCGGTCGGAGGCCAGGCCGAGCGGGGCGATGATCGCGCCGGCGACCTTCAGCGACAACAGCGTCCTGACCGACTCCGCTTCCAGCTTCGGCGAGCCATGCGAGGAGATGACGATCGGCCAATAGCCTTCGTCGCGGCAGCGAAATTCGATGCGGCTGACCATCTCGGCGTAGAATGGATCGGTGATCGTCGGCACGACGATGCCGATGTTGCGGGTGCGCTTGCGGTTGAGGTTGCGGGCGAAAAGGTTCGGCTGATAGTCCGAGGAACGCAGCGCGGCTACGATGCGCGCCCGCGTCGCCGGCTTCACGCTCGCGGGATCGTCGAAATATTTGGACAACGTCGGCCGTGACACGCCACATGCCTGGGCGAAGTCATCCATCGTGCGGTGCGTCTTCTCCGCCATCGATACCGGGTCCCTTCCCCATTCGCCTGCCGGACCGATCCGGCCGTAACAGTCATGCGGCCGTTGCCCTGGGAGCGGCAATGCTTGACCGAACTTATTCAGTCAAATTTCTACAGTTCCCAATACAACGCAAAAACATTACGTACGTCAAATTATTTATTGACGCCCTGAAATCAACAGGCGCATCGATGCAAGCACCAGGCGATCGTGACTGGGGGTATCACGCCAAAGGTCAGGGATCGGCTGATTGGCTGGGGACAGGAGTGCGAGAGATCCAAGCCGGCGCCACGGGCGGGCATGCGCGCCGCCGCGAAGAATGCGGTTGACGTGCGGCGCGGGCTTCTCTGGTGTGTGGGCGTGGTCGGGCCGTGAAATGGCGCGCAACCTGCTGGGACGGTAGCAATCGATCGGAAGGCGCAAGCGGCGCCTCCCGATCGCAATTATCATTCGATCATTCGCCGCGCATCGTCGCCTGGAAAGTCGGCAGGTGCTTCTTCTGCGCCTCCAGCATGCGCTCGCGATAGACGCCATAGATGACGTCGGTGTCGTGCAGTGTCACGCCGGCAATTGTCGGCGAGGCGAAGACCGGCAGTTCGATGCCGCGCTTGGACAGTGCTTCCGCTGTGCGGGCGATCAGCTCATGCGCCAGGATCATGGCGAGCACCGTCGACGAGCCGGAGACCGGACGGCTCCAGCCTTCGACCGGCACGATCGCGTCCTCGATCGGCGAACACGTGTCGATGACGAGGTCGGCCGCGTCCGCAAGCCGCTTGCCGGAGGAGTGCGTCGCCGGCTTGTCGAGGTTGTTCTTGCTGGTCACGGCGACGACGAAGATGCCGCGCTTCTTGGCATAGAGCGCTGTGTCGATGCCGGACGAATTGCGGCCGCTGTGACCGAAGATGATGATCGAGTCGCCCTTGTTGAGCGGCTGGTGGTCGAGGAATTTCTCGGCGTATTTCTCGGTCCGCTCAAGCCACAGCAGTTCGCGCACGCCGCCGGCGCCGAGCACGTTGTGCCACATCACACGCGGGTCGGTCAGCGGGTTGAAACCGACAAAGCTGCCATAGCGCGGAAACACTTCCTGCACCGGCAGCACCGAATGGCCCGACCCGTAAAGATGGACGAGCCCGCCGCCCTCGAGCGAGTCGGCAAAGCGGCTGGCGGCCTGGCCGAAGGCTTCTTCGTTGGTTTTCGCCGCCTGGTCGATGAGGGCTGCGAGACGGTGGATGTAGAGATCGGACAC is part of the Mesorhizobium loti genome and encodes:
- a CDS encoding LacI family transcriptional regulator — protein: MAEKTHRTMDDFAQACGVSRPTLSKYFDDPASVKPATRARIVAALRSSDYQPNLFARNLNRKRTRNIGIVVPTITDPFYAEMVSRIEFRCRDEGYWPIVISSHGSPKLEAESVRTLLSLKVAGAIIAPLGLASDRSVFDKLGQDIPIVYFDTYIEGDTPFVGNDNRQSVSTIVDYLCRSGEPPVYLDIPHVNHNSGERQESYIVAMETGGFKPVVIEAARDYTWDFERIGYEQTEKMLEAGTLPGRTILCANDRLAFGVMAAAFSRGLKVGRRPDCDLRVAAHDDHPLSRYTCPALTTMAQDFTAMAGRSVEILLALLDEADPPKQGMARTVKLGATLVMRQSA
- a CDS encoding SIS domain-containing protein is translated as MSDLYIHRLAALIDQAAKTNEEAFGQAASRFADSLEGGGLVHLYGSGHSVLPVQEVFPRYGSFVGFNPLTDPRVMWHNVLGAGGVRELLWLERTEKYAEKFLDHQPLNKGDSIIIFGHSGRNSSGIDTALYAKKRGIFVVAVTSKNNLDKPATHSSGKRLADAADLVIDTCSPIEDAIVPVEGWSRPVSGSSTVLAMILAHELIARTAEALSKRGIELPVFASPTIAGVTLHDTDVIYGVYRERMLEAQKKHLPTFQATMRGE